Part of the Mangifera indica cultivar Alphonso chromosome 4, CATAS_Mindica_2.1, whole genome shotgun sequence genome, TTTATTAAAAGCAAATATCATTATAGAATGGCCAAAAGAATATGTCCCAcctaaattttattctaattttgaaaacatatttgtaatagataaaaaattcaaacatctaccgataaactaatttttattataattttttattaaaaataagagtaaaatcgttattttatttgtaaaccctaaaattttaaaaatttatatcatttctcccttaatttagaaaactaacattttcctcatcattaaactttaaaaaactgcATTCCTCTCCCCAAGGGTTATTTCTTCCATCTGTTGTCGTTCCCACTATCGGTTGGCCTTCCTACCATCTTATTCTCTTTTGGCCAACATTCCCACATAACTGATTTTGttagacgaagatgattcaCCTTTATCCAACGATCGACATCAAGAGAATCTTTTAATGTTGATCAATTGACTGGAAGAAGACAATTCGTCTTCATTTGGTCGAAGAGATGATTGTCTTCATTTTTTCGTTGAACAAAGACAATTTATCTTCATTCAAAGAAATTGGTTCAGTGAACATTGACTGCTAGAAAAGAAGATGGTGGGTGAGATCATCACCAATGATGAGAACAGTATCTGGCTGTCGAAGATGGAAGGAAAATCTTTAagaggaaaatgttgtttttcaaactttaatttaagagaaaaattgtaagttttttaaattaagagagaaaatgataaaaaaatttaaggttataaggtttaataataaaataataattttatctttctttttaccAGAAGTTAATGTAtgaataagttttttaattttttaattaatatgaatatattttttagaatagaGTAAAACTTGTATGGGATATAGTCCTTTGCCCTGGGAAAATTTATGAAGCAAAATAGGCACATGAttaagaaaatttgtttttattatttatttctctccCTCCCTGGTGGTCTCGGTGTGACTCTTCAGCAATGGCCGCCACTCAGCTTTTCTCCCACTCACCTTCACTTTCCAAAACCCTAACACAAAACCCATATCCTAAGTTCCCCATATTATCCCTCAAATCCACTTTAAACCTTCGAACAACCCTTAAACCCTTCACTCTCAAGGCAGTCCTGTCTGAGAACCCCACAAAACCCCTCACTCAAACCGACCCATTTGAACACTGTTTCACTAAGAAATCTGATGGCTTTCTCTACTGTGAAGATGTTAAAGTTCAAGATGTTATGGAAACCGTCGAAAAAAGACCTTTTTATTTGTACAGTAAACCACAAATCACTAGAAATGTTGAGGCTTACAAAGAAGCCCTTTCTGGGTTGAACTCTATTATCGGTTATGCCATAAAGGCtaacaataattataagattttggAGCATTTGAGAAGGTTGGGCTGTGGAGCTGTTCTTGTGAGTGGGAACGAACTGAGGCTTGCTCTTCGAGCTGGTTTTGATCCCACCAAGTAATGCTTTTGTTATACTTTCATATGTTAGCTTTTATGTTTACTaaagttctgttttttttttttttttaattttttgttttggttttaatttgATGATGGATAAATGGATAGGTGTATCTTTAATGGGAATGGGAAACTCTTGGAAGATTTGGTGTTGGCTGCACAAGAGGGTGTTTTTGTGAACGTTGATAGTGAGTTTGACTTGGAGAATATTGTAACAGCTTCAAGAATTGCTGGCAAGAAGGTTAATGTGTTGCTCCGGATCAATCCTGATGTGGATCCTCAGGTTTGGGTTGACTTAGTGTTAATATATATGAACTTTCTGATGTATTACACTCTTACATTGTGTAACTTTGTAGAGAGGAGAACCTTgtaaaaattcaattgaatactTAGAAGTCTTCCTAGTTGATTAGTTTCAACGTCCTGTTGAATTAGATGAGTGGTTTGGGATGTTTGGTATGCAATGCAACATTATGGAATTTGAGAATTTGTGTAGGCATTTCCAGTATTGCGCCGATGGTATGTAAAAGAGGTTTTGCTGCTATGTGACCAGATTCCAGTTGACACTTATAAAATTGATTGTGGTTTAAAAATTGCTGTAAATTCCACTTacagaaattgaattttttgtggGTATTATCTTATAGGTTCATCCTTATGTTGCTACTGGAAACAAGAACTCTAAATTTGGTATTAGGAATGAGAAGTTGCAGTGGTTTTTGGATGCTGTGAAGGCAAATTCTAATGAGTTGAAGCTTGTGGGGGCTCATTGCCATCTTGGTTCAACTATTACTAAGGTCTGTTCCAGTACTTTGCTTATATCCTGTCACTCAGTGGTACATTTTTGCAATATAGAAAGTTTTGTGAATAATGTCAAAATATTTCTTAAGCTCTTATTGGTGATATTTGCGTACTCCTATGATTTTTG contains:
- the LOC123213143 gene encoding diaminopimelate decarboxylase 1, chloroplastic-like, giving the protein MAATQLFSHSPSLSKTLTQNPYPKFPILSLKSTLNLRTTLKPFTLKAVLSENPTKPLTQTDPFEHCFTKKSDGFLYCEDVKVQDVMETVEKRPFYLYSKPQITRNVEAYKEALSGLNSIIGYAIKANNNYKILEHLRRLGCGAVLVSGNELRLALRAGFDPTKCIFNGNGKLLEDLVLAAQEGVFVNVDSEFDLENIVTASRIAGKKVNVLLRINPDVDPQVHPYVATGNKNSKFGIRNEKLQWFLDAVKANSNELKLVGAHCHLGSTITKVDIFRDAAVLMVNYIDEIRAQGFEVDYLNIGGGLGIDYYHTGAVLPKPRDLINTVRELVASRNLNLIIEPGRSLIANTCCLVNRVTGVKTNGTKNFIVIDGSMAELIRPSLYDAYQHIELVSPAPQDAETCKFDVVGPVCESADFLGKERELPTPAQGTGLVVHDAGAYCMSMASTYNLKMRPPEYWVEEDGSVSKIRHGETFEDHMQFFEGL